The bacterium genome includes the window TTCGGGAAAATCCGGCTTTGCCGGTTTTCCTGAAAACAAACTCGTTTCAGTATAACTCGAATTGCTAAATCGTCAAAATCGTCATTGCGAGCATAGCGAAGCAATCTATAAAAAATAAAACGGATTGCCGCGTCAGCTCTTCGAGCTTCCTCGCAATGACGGTTTGATTAATTTATTTTGCAATTCGAGTTAATTATAAAATAAAAATACAAAATGTTTTAAAACATGTTATATTTATTTTGCGCATTTGCAGTATATAGTGGAATTTTTAATAAAAAATGAAATCAATAATTTTACCTTTTATAAATTATCACAACCCTGAAATTCTAATAAAAATAAGTATATCGCTTATTTTAGGCCTTATTATAGGGCTTGAAAGAGAAATGACAAACAAAACGGCAGGACTGAGGACTCATATACTTATCTGTCTTGGTTCAACGATGTTTACAATACTTTCTTTGCACGGTTTCACTTCTGAAGTTATACAAAACGGAGTCAGAATAGTAAACGATCCTGCACGTATAGCCGCACAAATACTTACAGGCATCGGTTTTATAGGCGGGGGAGCGGTGCTTCATTATGGGGCAAATGTTTATGGGTTAACAACAGCAGCAACTATCTGGGTTACCGCAAGTTTAGGCATGGCTGTTGGTGTCGGGTCTTATGAACTGGCCATAATCACGACAGTAGTCACTTTTCTTGTTCTTGTAGTAATCAGAAAGTTCGAAAGCGGATTTCTATCCAATCATATAAATAAGGGTGCAACAATAAGAGCATCAGTCATTTGTTCAAAAGAAAACATGTCAGAAATTCAGGACTGGTTTTACAAAGAATTTAAAAACATAGAAGAAGTTGACGCTAACAAAATATTAAGCAAAAAAAATCAGATTAAATTAACTTATATAATCAACGTTGTTGATAAAAATCCAGTTAATTCAGTCCATAAAAAATTACTTGAACTGGATAATATAGAATCCCTCGCTTTAAAGCAAATTATCAAGTAATTTTTAATAAATTTTTATAAAGGTCTTCTTCTTGAATTAATAACCATTTTAAACTCTTCATCTTCATGATAAGGAAGAAAAGACCGTTCAATAAGCGCCATGTCTTTAATTATGGGATTAAATTGAATGGCAATACTTAATTCTTTCATTGCGTTATCTTTATCGTTCATATCCGCATAAGTACATGCTCTCTTGTAAATCAAAAGCACGTCTACAGAGTTACTTTCAAGAGCATTATTAAATAATTTCATAGCTTCATCGGCCTGCCCTAAAGCAAGATATAAATCTCCCATTTTATATTTCAGAATAATATCATCGGAATTTAGGTCAAAAGCTCTTTTATAAAGCGTTAATGCAATATCAAACTGATTTGTCTTTTTAAAGCATTCTGCCATATATTCATAAGCTTTACTTTCTTTCGGATTTAATTCAATTGCTTTTTGGAAATGCTTAACAGCCTCTTTTATATTGCCTATTTCAAAATAAAGAATTCCGAGGTCAAAAAGACAGAAAAAGTCATCAGGATTCATTTTAAGGGATTTTAAATAACATTCAATCGCTTTTTCGTATTTTTCCATTCTGCTGTAAGCAACGCCTTTATTGTAATTGGCAAGCGCCAGACTGGGTTCTTTTTCAAGTGCTTTATCATAATTTTCAATAGCTTCTTCATAATCCTGGATATCCAGAAGAAAATTTGCGTAGTTATAAAGAATTTCATAACTTTCAGCGTCAGTTTCAATAGCTCTTAAATAATATTCTTTGGCTGTTTTTAAATGGTTTCTGGCTGCTTCAATTTTGGCAATATTTACCCATGCAAAAGATGCCAGCTCAGGACATTCAATAACTTTTTCATAAGCTTCTTTGGCTCTTTCAAAATCACCTACTTTTTGATAAAGTTCTCCGATTTCAAGATAATTTAAAAAAGGTTGTATATCACCCACTATTTTAGCTCCATATTATTAACTCTATACCAAAACGAGTTTATTTTAATTATACCTAAATAATAAAATAAGAGAAACAGTAAAAAAGCGACAAGTAAATTGTCGCTTTTAAAAATTATAAAAAAATTAGTTATCTTAAATCGTCAGGGTTAAACTTTGAAAACGATTTATAGTTATCTTTATTTTTAATTAATTCATTATGAGTAAGCTTAAACAATCTGTTTAAAATAGGATTTGACTGATGAGCGGAATTATTGATAGACGGCTTAGGCTGAATTTTTGGTTCAGTCTTGAAATCAGCTATTATTAGTTTTCCTTTTTCTTTATTTTTTTCTGTGTCTTCCATTTGTAATCGGTTTCCTTTTTGGATAGATTGTTGTTCTTGGTTTGGATTTTTTAAAATTTAAGTTGGTTATCTTTTTTTATTATACTGATTTTTCAGAAAAGTAAAACAAAAAGAATTTTTATATATATCTATATATATATATAAAAACTTTGAAAATCGATAATCTGCATCTTTTAAATAAAACTTTACAATTGTAATTTTTATTTGCTTAATTAATTTAAATCGTCAAAATCGTCATTGCGAGCATAGCGAAGCAATCTATAAAAACAAAATAGCTTGCCGCGCCGAGTTTAGATCCTCTCCTCTCAATGACGCGTAAATTTAATTACAAGCAATTCGAGTTAATCCAAAGTTATTTCTTTAAAGACTTTAAAAGCTCTTGAATCGCTTGAGTTTGCTGTTCAATTTCTTTAATACGCTCTTGGGTCAGGGCAATTACTTCTTTCGGAGCACTTTCGAGAAATTTAGGACTGTTAAGCCTTGAATCAAGACCTTTTTTCTCATTAAGCAGTGTTTCAAGTTTTTTATTTTGTCTTTGAACTTCTTTATCCAAATCAATAAGCCCTGCAAGAGGAACAACTATAAGGGAAGCCCCCATCATTATTGTTGCTGACTGAGCAGGAATTTCCGCAGGGATTCCTGCTTTAACAGAAAGTTTCTCAACCCTTGCAAAATTTTCTATATAAGGTCTTATAGTGTCGAAAATTTCTTTTGAGGTTGCATCTTCAGAATAGATTTCTGCATGTATAGTTGCGCTAACAGGTATATTGAAAGATTGCCGAATATTTCTGACAGATTTTATAGTTTCAATCGCGGTATTAATTTTATATTCTGCCTGTTCATCCTTAAAATCAGCATCATATTCAGGGAAATCAGTAGTCATAAGAGTTTGAGAATCATCTTTATATACTTTGCCGGGTATAAGCTGCCAGATTTCTTCTGTGATAAAAGGCATTATTGGGTGTAAAAGCCTTAATGTCCTTTCTAGCACGTATCTTAAAACTCTTTGTGTATTTAATTTAGTAGATTGATTATTAAGCTGGACTTTAGCGATTTCCACATACCAATCGCAGTATGAATTCCAGAAAAATTCATATAAAAGTTGCGCTGTTTCCCCAAATCTATATGATTTTAGGTTTTTATTTACTTCAAGGACAGTTTCATTGAACTTATGGAGAATCCACTTATCTGCAATAGTAAGCTCATTGAAATCAATTACCGACTCATCAACCCCTTCAAGGTTCATAAGAACGAACTTAGAGGCATTCCAAATTTTGTTTGCAAAGTTTCTTCCGTATTCAAAACGCTCGTCGGAAACTTTAATATCCTGACCTCCATAAGTCACAAGGCTTGTCAATGTAAATCTAAGGGCATCTGATCCGTATTTATCAATTATTTCAACGGGATCAATCGTGTTACCTTTGGATTTACTCATTTTTTGACCTTTTTCATCACGAATCAACCCGTGAATATATACGGTTTCAAACGGTGATTTATCGGTAAATTCATAGCCCATAACGACCATTCTCGCCACCCAGAAGAAAATAATGTCAAATCCGGTCACAAGAACACTTGTCGGATAGAATTTTTTAAAGTCAGGGCTTTCTTTATCAGGCCAGCCCATAGTTGAAAACGGCCACAAACCTGATGAAAACCAGGTATCGAGAACATCTGTTTCCTGAGTTAAGCTTGAATTTCCGCATTTTGTACATTTTTCTGGTTTTTCAATCGCCACAGTCATTTCTTTGCAGCTATCGCAATAGTAAGCAGGAATCTGATGTCCCCACCATAATTGTCTGCTTATACACCAATCACGGACATTTTCCATCCAATCGAGATAAATTTTTGTCCATCTTTCTGGGATAAAACCAAGTTCGCCTGTTTCTAACGCTTTTATCGGTCTTTCTGAGATTTCAGGCATTTTTACAAACCACTGCTCGGAAAGAAGCGGCTCTATTGTTTCTGAACAACGCTGACAATGACCGACATTATGTTCATGAGGGATTGCTCTTATAAATTCCCCTCTTATTTTCAGGAGTTCGAGGGTCTTTTCCCTTGCTTTGCTTCTTTCAAGCCCACGCAGCTCATAAGGAACATTCTCATCAGTAAGAAGATTTCCTGCTTCATCCATAATCCAGATAGGGCTCAGTCCATGGCGTTTTCCGATTTCGTAGTCATTCGGATCATGGGCAGGAGTGATTTTAAGAGCCCCTGTTCCAAATCCTATTTCTACTGCCTCATCCGCAATTATAGGAATCGCCCTGCCGATTATCGGGACAACTACTGATTTTCCGATTAAATCTTGATATTTAGGGTCATTTGGATTAACCGCTACGGCCACATCTCCAAACATAGTTTCGGGTCTTGTTGTAGCAACAACAATAGCCCCGTAAGAATCCTTAAAAGGATAGCTTATTTCCCATAAATGACCTTGCTCTGTGACATAATCGGTTTCTATATCACTTATTGCAGACCTGCATCTCGGACACCAGTTTACAATATATTTGCCTTTGTAAATCAAACCTTTATTATATAAACTTACGAAAACCTCTTTAACAGCTTTTGAACATCCTTCATCAAGGGTGAATCTTTCTCTTGAAAGATCAAAAGAAGCTCCAAGCCTTTTAAATTGCCCTAAAATCCTGCTTTTATGCTTATTTGCCCAGTCCCATGTGTACTCAAGGAATTTTTCCCTGCCAATATCGTGCCTTGAAATATTATCTTTTCTTAATTCTTTTTCCACCACGTTTTGAGTTGCGATTCCGGCATGATCGGTACCCGGAAGCCAGAGGGTTTCAAAGCCTGACATTCTTTTATGACGAATAATTATGTCCTGAAGTGTTCCATCTAAAGCATGACCCATATGAAGAACGCCTGTTACGTTCGGTGGAGGAATTACAATACTAAAAGGCGGCTTTTGACTCTTTGCATCTGGTTTAAAACAATTATTTTCTTCCCAGAATTTATATATTTTATCTTCAACTTCTT containing:
- a CDS encoding MgtC/SapB family protein; amino-acid sequence: MKSIILPFINYHNPEILIKISISLILGLIIGLEREMTNKTAGLRTHILICLGSTMFTILSLHGFTSEVIQNGVRIVNDPARIAAQILTGIGFIGGGAVLHYGANVYGLTTAATIWVTASLGMAVGVGSYELAIITTVVTFLVLVVIRKFESGFLSNHINKGATIRASVICSKENMSEIQDWFYKEFKNIEEVDANKILSKKNQIKLTYIINVVDKNPVNSVHKKLLELDNIESLALKQIIK
- a CDS encoding valine--tRNA ligase; this encodes MKDLPKAYSPKEVEDKIYKFWEENNCFKPDAKSQKPPFSIVIPPPNVTGVLHMGHALDGTLQDIIIRHKRMSGFETLWLPGTDHAGIATQNVVEKELRKDNISRHDIGREKFLEYTWDWANKHKSRILGQFKRLGASFDLSRERFTLDEGCSKAVKEVFVSLYNKGLIYKGKYIVNWCPRCRSAISDIETDYVTEQGHLWEISYPFKDSYGAIVVATTRPETMFGDVAVAVNPNDPKYQDLIGKSVVVPIIGRAIPIIADEAVEIGFGTGALKITPAHDPNDYEIGKRHGLSPIWIMDEAGNLLTDENVPYELRGLERSKAREKTLELLKIRGEFIRAIPHEHNVGHCQRCSETIEPLLSEQWFVKMPEISERPIKALETGELGFIPERWTKIYLDWMENVRDWCISRQLWWGHQIPAYYCDSCKEMTVAIEKPEKCTKCGNSSLTQETDVLDTWFSSGLWPFSTMGWPDKESPDFKKFYPTSVLVTGFDIIFFWVARMVVMGYEFTDKSPFETVYIHGLIRDEKGQKMSKSKGNTIDPVEIIDKYGSDALRFTLTSLVTYGGQDIKVSDERFEYGRNFANKIWNASKFVLMNLEGVDESVIDFNELTIADKWILHKFNETVLEVNKNLKSYRFGETAQLLYEFFWNSYCDWYVEIAKVQLNNQSTKLNTQRVLRYVLERTLRLLHPIMPFITEEIWQLIPGKVYKDDSQTLMTTDFPEYDADFKDEQAEYKINTAIETIKSVRNIRQSFNIPVSATIHAEIYSEDATSKEIFDTIRPYIENFARVEKLSVKAGIPAEIPAQSATIMMGASLIVVPLAGLIDLDKEVQRQNKKLETLLNEKKGLDSRLNSPKFLESAPKEVIALTQERIKEIEQQTQAIQELLKSLKK
- a CDS encoding tetratricopeptide repeat protein; the encoded protein is MGDIQPFLNYLEIGELYQKVGDFERAKEAYEKVIECPELASFAWVNIAKIEAARNHLKTAKEYYLRAIETDAESYEILYNYANFLLDIQDYEEAIENYDKALEKEPSLALANYNKGVAYSRMEKYEKAIECYLKSLKMNPDDFFCLFDLGILYFEIGNIKEAVKHFQKAIELNPKESKAYEYMAECFKKTNQFDIALTLYKRAFDLNSDDIILKYKMGDLYLALGQADEAMKLFNNALESNSVDVLLIYKRACTYADMNDKDNAMKELSIAIQFNPIIKDMALIERSFLPYHEDEEFKMVINSRRRPL